In Methanosarcina siciliae T4/M, one genomic interval encodes:
- a CDS encoding energy-coupling factor ABC transporter ATP-binding protein encodes MAILETTDLKYSYPDGTLAIEGVSVSIEKGKKIAFVGPNGSGKSTLFLLLNGTLEPQEGKIIFHGKLLLYDTPSLRDIRKSIGIVFQNSDDQIFAPTVYQDVAFGPTNLEMPAEEVDAKVKETLEYVGLLEIKDKPPHHLSGGQKKRVAIAGVVVMEPEVIILDEPLSNLDPVGADEILDLLNELNQFEKTIVISTHDVDFAYSWADYIYLLVNRKIIGGGTPDEVFCDPDMLKDAGLRMPTILEIYYEIQKRNMASINRVPKTVPEIVDTLRPPSLIWLYVPEGVKEGDKLDLGLYAEQLGEICSEGVVDTRVLHIHEGRQAIVAVRRIRAGIGRVLIYDTNSYKLKEIKELFASGDFDVVGAMGKKTKLIVESDNLKLDLTVGVIDKSILMALCGKNVLIITGGGMVDHAVRRISDYCKKSGVMINVGVFNREQEKIPECKESTRVCNFDTS; translated from the coding sequence ATGGCAATTCTAGAGACAACAGACCTTAAGTACAGCTATCCTGACGGAACTCTGGCAATTGAGGGAGTCAGCGTCTCGATTGAGAAGGGAAAAAAGATTGCCTTTGTGGGGCCCAACGGGTCAGGGAAGTCCACACTTTTTCTGCTCCTGAACGGCACTCTGGAACCCCAGGAAGGGAAAATCATCTTTCACGGCAAACTGCTTCTTTACGACACACCCTCTCTCAGGGATATACGGAAAAGCATAGGCATCGTTTTCCAGAACTCCGATGACCAGATATTCGCTCCTACCGTTTACCAGGACGTGGCTTTCGGGCCCACCAATCTTGAAATGCCAGCCGAGGAAGTGGACGCAAAAGTAAAAGAGACGCTGGAATATGTCGGGCTTCTGGAGATAAAAGACAAACCTCCTCACCACCTGAGCGGGGGGCAAAAAAAGAGGGTTGCAATTGCAGGGGTGGTGGTGATGGAGCCTGAAGTTATCATCCTGGACGAGCCCCTTTCCAACCTGGACCCCGTGGGGGCTGACGAGATCCTTGATCTGCTGAACGAGCTGAACCAGTTTGAAAAGACGATCGTGATCTCAACCCATGATGTGGACTTTGCATATTCCTGGGCGGATTACATCTACCTTCTCGTGAACCGGAAAATCATTGGGGGCGGCACCCCGGATGAGGTATTCTGCGATCCCGACATGCTCAAAGATGCCGGGCTCAGGATGCCAACGATACTTGAGATTTACTACGAGATCCAGAAAAGAAATATGGCTTCGATAAACAGAGTGCCAAAAACGGTTCCCGAAATCGTGGACACTTTAAGGCCCCCGTCCCTTATCTGGCTGTATGTACCCGAAGGAGTTAAAGAAGGGGATAAGCTTGACCTCGGGCTATATGCAGAGCAGCTGGGAGAGATCTGTTCCGAGGGGGTCGTGGACACAAGGGTGCTCCATATTCATGAAGGTAGGCAGGCCATCGTGGCTGTGAGGCGAATAAGAGCGGGGATAGGAAGAGTCCTTATCTATGATACAAACAGCTATAAACTCAAAGAAATCAAAGAACTTTTTGCTTCCGGAGACTTCGATGTAGTGGGCGCGATGGGTAAAAAGACCAAACTCATAGTGGAAAGTGATAATCTGAAACTGGACCTCACTGTCGGGGTAATCGATAAATCCATCCTGATGGCACTTTGCGGGAAGAATGTCCTGATTATTACAGGTGGGGGGATGGTGGACCACGCTGTCAGAAGGATTTCGGACTACTGTAAAAAAAGCGGAGTCATGATTAATGTAGGTGTTTTTAACAGGGAACAGGAGAAGATACCGGAATGCAAAGAGAGTACGAGAGTATGTAATTTCGATACATCCTGA
- the cbiQ gene encoding cobalt ECF transporter T component CbiQ, translating to MHRMMDDYALLSPLRHKNNNLKMVIAAFGLLVGVSSASPIPPLFIALCMSFATVYLGKTDKKAYLHILGAPVGFSLTGVVIIAFFFGSGPELFGFDVFGYRFTVNTEGLNMAFLVLARTLGGMCCLFFLAFTTPMVELFSVLKAWKLPDAFVELSMLIYRYIFVFLDVAISIKFAQSTRLGYKDMKTSFHSLAMLSSTLFIRAWEQGEKLFVSMNSRCYSGKLTLFEARRPVKAPELVLTAAYFISVLTLLYLTKNIQMA from the coding sequence ATGCACAGAATGATGGACGATTATGCCCTGCTAAGTCCTCTTAGGCACAAAAACAATAACCTCAAGATGGTGATAGCGGCTTTTGGACTGCTGGTGGGGGTATCTTCTGCCTCTCCTATTCCGCCACTTTTCATAGCCCTTTGCATGAGTTTTGCAACAGTGTATCTCGGAAAGACCGATAAAAAGGCATATCTGCATATCCTTGGAGCCCCGGTGGGCTTTTCTTTAACCGGGGTTGTGATCATAGCTTTTTTTTTCGGGAGCGGTCCAGAACTTTTCGGTTTCGACGTATTTGGTTATCGGTTTACAGTGAATACCGAAGGGCTTAATATGGCATTTCTGGTTCTTGCAAGAACCCTCGGAGGCATGTGCTGCCTATTTTTCCTGGCGTTTACGACTCCTATGGTGGAGCTTTTCTCCGTCCTTAAGGCCTGGAAACTCCCCGACGCCTTCGTGGAACTTTCCATGCTGATCTACCGCTACATCTTCGTCTTCCTGGACGTTGCCATTTCCATCAAGTTTGCCCAGAGCACCAGGCTCGGGTACAAGGATATGAAAACCTCGTTTCACTCCCTGGCAATGCTTTCGAGCACCCTGTTCATAAGGGCTTGGGAACAGGGCGAGAAGCTCTTTGTCTCTATGAATTCGAGGTGCTACAGCGGGAAGCTGACCCTTTTTGAAGCCAGAAGACCGGTAAAAGCCCCTGAACTCGTACTGACTGCAGCATACTTCATATCCGTTTTAACCCTGCTTTATCTCACAAAAAACATCCAGATGGCATGA
- a CDS encoding energy-coupling factor ABC transporter substrate-binding protein, with protein sequence MRKLDIAVLTIILLFVVQFIYVSTFTDAEYSGSDGQGSDMIAEITGGEYEPWATPVWEPPSGEIESLLFALQASVGAIIIGYFIGYYKGKEKGRMESQNQ encoded by the coding sequence ATGCGCAAGCTGGATATTGCAGTTCTGACAATAATTTTACTTTTTGTGGTACAGTTCATCTACGTCTCAACCTTTACGGATGCCGAATACAGCGGCTCGGACGGGCAGGGAAGTGACATGATCGCCGAAATTACCGGAGGTGAGTACGAACCCTGGGCAACTCCGGTCTGGGAACCCCCCAGCGGAGAAATCGAAAGCCTCCTCTTTGCGTTGCAGGCTTCAGTCGGGGCTATAATAATCGGCTATTTCATCGGATACTACAAGGGAAAAGAAAAAGGCAGAATGGAAAGCCAGAATCAATAA
- a CDS encoding energy-coupling factor ABC transporter permease, giving the protein MHIFEGFLPGPWWQIWWILSIPVLAYGTAKLNKLVKTNPGVLPLLAVSGAVMFVLSSLKLPSVTGSTSHPTGTGMAVILFGPAITAIMSSIVLLYQALFLAHGGITTFGANVMSMGIVGPAVAYAVYKALMKANVNFYVAAFVTATLADWVTYVVTSLQLALAFPADPGGVVGSMVAFLSVFAITQVPLAILEGALIALLFRYVIQAKSDVMVKLEVLSESQVKELKEDESQVKGLKGAEA; this is encoded by the coding sequence ATGCACATATTCGAAGGGTTCCTTCCAGGACCCTGGTGGCAGATCTGGTGGATACTCTCAATACCGGTACTTGCCTACGGAACTGCCAAATTGAACAAACTCGTGAAAACCAATCCCGGGGTGCTGCCTCTGCTTGCAGTTTCGGGAGCTGTCATGTTCGTGTTATCTTCCCTCAAGCTGCCTTCGGTCACCGGAAGTACATCACATCCAACAGGCACGGGAATGGCAGTCATCCTCTTCGGACCTGCGATAACTGCTATCATGTCTTCCATAGTCCTGCTATATCAGGCTCTCTTCCTGGCGCATGGAGGGATTACAACCTTCGGGGCTAATGTTATGTCAATGGGCATAGTGGGTCCTGCTGTGGCATATGCGGTATACAAAGCCCTGATGAAGGCAAATGTTAACTTTTATGTCGCTGCTTTCGTAACCGCAACCCTTGCCGACTGGGTAACCTACGTGGTAACTTCCCTGCAACTTGCCCTGGCCTTTCCTGCCGACCCGGGGGGAGTTGTGGGGTCTATGGTCGCTTTTTTGAGTGTCTTTGCAATCACCCAGGTTCCGCTTGCAATTTTAGAGGGGGCACTAATAGCTCTTCTCTTCAGGTATGTTATTCAGGCGAAAAGCGATGTGATGGTGAAGCTTGAAGTGCTTAGCGAGTCACAAGTGAAAGAATTGAAGGAGGATGAATCGCAGGTGAAAGGATTAAAGGGGGCCGAGGCATAA
- a CDS encoding putative zinc-binding protein has product MPESKSSSSDGTVLIFPCAGATNLGQLSTRLGIEMENRGLGTFKCTSGIGSQRSDFLIAAARCDKIIAIDGCDFNCSMKMLRRAGFEADRHIILTRELGMKLNRELNVPDTLLSESIEKLADKL; this is encoded by the coding sequence ATGCCTGAATCAAAATCATCATCCAGTGACGGTACTGTTTTAATATTCCCCTGTGCAGGTGCCACGAACCTTGGACAGCTTTCAACCCGCCTGGGAATTGAAATGGAAAATAGAGGCCTGGGTACCTTCAAGTGCACGTCGGGAATTGGCTCCCAGCGTTCGGATTTTCTAATTGCTGCGGCCCGCTGTGACAAAATAATTGCTATCGACGGCTGTGATTTCAACTGCTCGATGAAAATGCTCCGAAGAGCTGGTTTTGAGGCAGACAGGCACATCATCCTCACCAGGGAACTCGGAATGAAACTTAATAGGGAACTGAACGTCCCCGATACTCTGCTCAGCGAGAGCATTGAAAAACTTGCAGACAAGTTATGA
- a CDS encoding cobaltochelatase subunit CobN, with product MHTARSRLLVLCAVFFLLFAQNVSADENHVNITFICYDGNALNAAEQSNPYNASINVTYISGYSDFSNVTIENQDVIFTYMLWSQYQYIGDDLERAHENGTALIDITSMMDPTYINTSSYDMILSGTKPYNSTEEKYFYSMGPTGILLKNTENFLIYLAKTYGDKPELTDSWVYNDPIEFPDAALYHPDSRSSLNELEPDWFENTTDYLDWYSNSTVNESQHVYDKNKPTIGIWFHASDYTAGNLEVIDYLIRDLESKGCNVIAGFETFNDIHNFYFDENGDPLVQCVISLKSFRLNYEDPDKGIEELEALDVPILRGMVVSNPADSSDTADSNRGIPNSEVVYKTLLPSIDGIFEYIVIGIDNYDSETGESNYEPLPDQVDWISDRAINWADLKLKDNEDKKVAVIYYNYPSGKDNIGASYLNSTKSMLDLIDAMNESGYEVSGIPDNSSELLEMMQAQGINAGSWAPGVMNEMVENRTEWGLYLIPMETYREWFESEIPEDLRSDVVEEWGEPWAEDLPQNKNLMIYENETGQYIVIPAVRFGNVWLMPQPARGFLQNDDTLYHSSLVPPPHQYIAFYLWLNHEWKPDAVIHMGTHGTHEWLPGSTYGMNRTSDWAPLLLQDIPNIYPYIVANVGEGLTAEYRGNALIIDHLTPTLERSGLYGDLVNLSISVEQYYDPAISTQTKASYQKTIVDQIIELNLDVDLGLDNATALRDYSEEEFTAFVKNVLHEYLEDVGGENIPYGMHVLGQVPSTNMTDPEKDELSAMVRSMLGGNFEDNVTAAFYPESVYPLGIPLNDTKVNRLVWEVMTNNTGVTAAQLEVYGTSNSSVTLDLERGLEYRSRLLDCDVEIARVLSALNGGFIPPGPGTDPVMNPDAVPTGRNFYGINSKLYPSKATWDLGKSLAIQLLEDYHDKYGEYPEKVSFSRFGVEFIRDHGTLEAEVLYMLGVQPVWDEYGYVTGVEEIPEEELLPNYDTSKPGRPRIDIVYTTAGMRDAFPDKIKMVDQAVKLASSLPSENYPNYVNQSSLAIYDALLEAGYDSETATKLSTMRCFAVMDGTYEVGVSNAIGASGSWDNEEAIANVYLDKMGYAYGEDFWGIKCRELLEGNLKNVEASVHSDSSNLYDTLDNDDFFQYFGGLNLATRYVRGDGKTPEMYVSDTRDSNNAQMVGMEEYLSKNLRSRYFNEKWIEGMQGAGYSGGRMMSEFVNNLFGWEVSDPDLVDDTVWEQVYETYVNDPSMKDWFKQNNPDAYQSITARMLEAVRHGYWEPSDEIIESLATAYEESVAENGATCCHHTCGNPLLDKFVSGIVSVPGYSEQLKAATQAKTPETTEETQSSRSSSSHSTGNATVVSKESTYSNQTTQDSDAGYGMDSPESSSSSEQSADSDYVEGYEMQRDPVEEESGGMSFSGSDVAGVLFVIVAVGGIYLGMRKKKM from the coding sequence ATGCATACGGCACGAAGCAGATTACTGGTTTTATGTGCAGTTTTCTTTTTACTGTTTGCACAGAATGTATCGGCTGATGAAAATCATGTAAATATCACTTTTATCTGTTATGACGGAAACGCTTTGAATGCAGCAGAGCAGTCCAATCCGTATAATGCAAGTATAAATGTAACTTATATTTCGGGTTATTCGGACTTTTCCAATGTCACTATTGAAAACCAGGATGTAATATTTACCTATATGTTATGGTCTCAGTACCAGTATATCGGAGACGATCTTGAAAGGGCTCATGAAAACGGAACCGCTCTCATAGATATTACCTCTATGATGGACCCGACATACATCAATACCTCAAGTTACGACATGATACTGTCGGGGACCAAGCCTTATAATTCTACTGAAGAAAAATACTTTTACAGCATGGGTCCGACAGGAATTTTGCTGAAAAACACTGAAAATTTCCTTATATATCTGGCAAAAACTTACGGGGATAAACCCGAGCTTACTGACAGCTGGGTTTACAATGATCCCATAGAATTCCCTGACGCTGCACTCTATCATCCGGACTCCCGTTCCTCTTTGAATGAGTTGGAACCTGACTGGTTTGAAAACACCACGGATTACCTTGACTGGTACTCCAATTCAACTGTGAATGAGTCTCAACATGTTTACGATAAGAACAAACCTACCATAGGGATCTGGTTCCATGCTTCAGATTATACGGCTGGCAACCTTGAAGTCATAGATTACCTTATCCGGGATCTTGAAAGCAAGGGTTGCAACGTAATTGCAGGTTTTGAAACTTTTAATGATATTCATAATTTTTACTTTGATGAAAATGGAGATCCTCTTGTCCAGTGCGTAATTTCTCTCAAGAGTTTCCGGTTGAATTACGAGGACCCTGATAAAGGAATAGAGGAACTTGAAGCTCTTGATGTCCCGATCTTGAGAGGTATGGTGGTTTCAAATCCTGCCGACTCTTCCGATACGGCTGATAGCAACAGGGGCATTCCCAACAGCGAGGTTGTGTACAAGACCCTGCTTCCGAGCATTGACGGGATTTTTGAGTACATCGTGATAGGAATTGATAATTACGATTCCGAAACCGGGGAAAGCAACTACGAACCCCTCCCCGACCAGGTTGACTGGATCTCAGATAGGGCGATAAACTGGGCGGACCTGAAGTTAAAGGATAATGAGGACAAGAAAGTCGCTGTTATCTATTACAACTACCCTTCCGGAAAAGACAACATCGGGGCAAGCTACCTTAATAGCACCAAGAGCATGCTTGACCTTATCGATGCGATGAATGAAAGTGGGTATGAAGTTTCAGGAATTCCGGATAACAGCAGCGAGCTTCTGGAAATGATGCAGGCACAGGGAATAAATGCCGGGTCCTGGGCTCCGGGTGTCATGAACGAAATGGTAGAAAACCGGACAGAATGGGGCCTGTATCTCATACCCATGGAAACCTACAGGGAATGGTTTGAGTCGGAAATTCCGGAAGACCTGAGGTCCGATGTAGTAGAGGAATGGGGCGAGCCCTGGGCTGAGGACCTTCCCCAGAATAAGAATCTCATGATCTATGAAAACGAGACAGGACAGTATATTGTAATCCCTGCGGTGCGTTTTGGGAATGTCTGGCTTATGCCCCAGCCTGCCAGGGGCTTCCTGCAAAATGACGACACCCTTTACCACAGCAGCCTCGTGCCTCCCCCCCACCAGTACATAGCTTTCTACCTCTGGCTGAACCATGAATGGAAGCCCGATGCAGTTATCCACATGGGGACCCACGGTACGCACGAGTGGCTTCCGGGCTCTACCTACGGCATGAACAGGACCTCTGACTGGGCGCCTTTGCTGCTTCAGGATATTCCTAATATCTATCCTTACATAGTTGCCAACGTAGGAGAAGGGCTGACTGCCGAGTACAGGGGTAATGCCCTGATTATCGACCACCTCACTCCTACCCTTGAACGCAGCGGGCTTTACGGAGACCTGGTCAACCTTTCAATCAGTGTGGAGCAATATTATGATCCTGCCATTTCCACACAGACAAAGGCAAGTTACCAGAAAACCATAGTTGACCAGATAATTGAACTTAACCTGGATGTTGACCTGGGACTCGATAACGCAACAGCTCTCAGGGATTACAGTGAAGAGGAGTTTACGGCTTTCGTAAAGAACGTCCTGCATGAGTATCTTGAAGACGTGGGGGGAGAAAACATTCCTTACGGGATGCATGTCCTTGGCCAGGTGCCCTCAACAAACATGACAGATCCTGAGAAAGACGAGCTCTCTGCAATGGTAAGGTCCATGCTCGGAGGAAATTTCGAGGACAATGTTACAGCAGCCTTCTATCCGGAGTCGGTTTACCCGCTAGGGATTCCATTGAATGATACGAAAGTTAACAGGCTTGTCTGGGAGGTAATGACCAATAATACCGGGGTTACTGCGGCGCAGCTTGAGGTTTACGGGACAAGCAACAGTTCGGTTACCCTTGACCTTGAACGCGGGCTGGAGTACAGGAGCAGGCTTCTCGACTGCGATGTGGAGATTGCCAGAGTCCTTTCCGCCTTAAACGGAGGCTTTATCCCTCCCGGACCGGGTACGGACCCTGTTATGAACCCTGATGCTGTACCGACGGGAAGGAACTTCTACGGCATCAACTCAAAGCTCTATCCTTCAAAGGCAACCTGGGACCTCGGAAAATCCCTTGCAATCCAGCTGCTTGAGGACTATCACGATAAATATGGGGAATATCCGGAAAAGGTTTCTTTCTCAAGGTTCGGGGTAGAATTTATCCGTGACCACGGGACCCTGGAAGCCGAAGTGCTCTACATGCTCGGAGTGCAGCCTGTCTGGGACGAGTACGGTTACGTAACCGGGGTTGAGGAAATTCCTGAAGAAGAACTGCTTCCGAACTATGACACTTCTAAGCCCGGGAGGCCGCGTATCGATATCGTCTATACGACCGCAGGCATGAGGGACGCTTTCCCGGACAAGATCAAAATGGTAGACCAGGCCGTAAAACTTGCAAGCTCGCTTCCTTCGGAAAACTATCCCAACTACGTGAACCAGAGTTCGCTTGCTATCTACGATGCCCTGCTTGAGGCAGGATACGACAGTGAGACTGCAACAAAGCTCTCAACAATGCGCTGCTTTGCGGTAATGGACGGGACTTATGAGGTCGGGGTCTCAAATGCTATCGGTGCGAGTGGCAGCTGGGATAACGAAGAGGCGATTGCAAACGTATACCTGGACAAGATGGGTTATGCTTACGGTGAAGATTTCTGGGGCATAAAATGCAGAGAACTCCTTGAAGGGAACCTGAAAAATGTAGAAGCCTCCGTACATTCGGACTCTTCAAACCTTTATGACACTCTTGACAACGATGACTTCTTCCAGTATTTCGGAGGCCTTAACCTGGCTACTAGATATGTAAGGGGAGATGGCAAAACTCCGGAAATGTACGTTTCGGATACCAGAGACTCTAACAATGCTCAGATGGTTGGAATGGAGGAGTACCTGAGCAAGAACCTGAGGTCCAGGTATTTCAATGAGAAATGGATTGAAGGGATGCAGGGCGCCGGTTATTCGGGCGGCAGGATGATGTCCGAGTTCGTGAACAACCTTTTCGGCTGGGAAGTCAGTGATCCGGACCTTGTGGACGATACGGTCTGGGAGCAGGTCTACGAGACTTACGTCAATGACCCTTCCATGAAAGATTGGTTCAAGCAGAATAACCCCGATGCTTACCAGTCCATAACCGCCAGGATGCTCGAAGCTGTCAGGCACGGTTACTGGGAACCGTCGGATGAGATTATTGAGAGCCTTGCAACAGCATATGAAGAATCCGTGGCTGAAAACGGAGCTACATGTTGCCACCATACCTGCGGAAACCCCCTGCTTGACAAATTCGTCAGCGGAATTGTCTCTGTTCCCGGCTACTCCGAACAACTGAAAGCAGCAACCCAGGCCAAAACTCCGGAAACTACGGAAGAGACGCAGAGCAGTAGAAGTAGTAGTAGCCACAGTACCGGAAATGCTACCGTAGTCTCAAAAGAAAGTACATACAGTAACCAGACCACTCAGGATTCCGACGCCGGGTATGGCATGGATTCTCCTGAATCTTCTTCCTCTTCTGAGCAATCCGCAGATTCCGATTATGTGGAAGGCTACGAGATGCAGAGGGACCCGGTTGAAGAAGAAAGTGGAGGTATGTCCTTCTCGGGATCCGATGTCGCCGGAGTTCTCTTCGTGATTGTGGCAGTGGGTGGAATTTACCTGGGAATGCGGAAAAAGAAGATGTAA